Proteins encoded by one window of Melanotaenia boesemani isolate fMelBoe1 chromosome 10, fMelBoe1.pri, whole genome shotgun sequence:
- the LOC121647552 gene encoding uncharacterized protein LOC121647552, with protein sequence MNIIRKCYGELFGQHGLALFDQPPVSETSETDRQALQRCHQASITAHRGVGKVKVRGKGACRIPGGVMKVVAATCSEQYSGGTVLFEPLDSGLPAGLLAVPALVPVVRGTTYIPIMNVGSSDVLLYPRAVVGSLEEVQVVSLPAGITEVLPQVATVASQLVSPSVQEQIAAMELYHLPAEVQDKVRALLGQYSSVFSVHDGDLGCTDLIAHEIPLEDDIPVRQRYRRIPPSEYEVVKDHINQLLGSQIIRESSTPYASPIVMVKKKDGSPRMCVDYRLLNSKTRKDAFPLPRIDESLDALTGVCWFSTMDLTSGYNQVPVASADRPKTAFCTPFGLFEWNRMPFGLCNAPSTFQRLMQRIFGDQQCQSLLLYLNDIVVFSSTTDQHLERLRVVLERLQREGLKVKLNKCAFFQQEVRYLGHVISDQGVSTDPDKIEAVARWPLPATLPELRSFLGFASYYRRFVEGFAKLAAPLHRLVAELAGRPSTRAEKTVFSHWTGECQRSFEVLKDKLCSAPVLAYADLTLPFILEVDASYGGLGAVLSQEQNGKVRPIAYASRGLRPTERNMQNYSSMKLEFLALKWAMTEKFREYLLGHRCVVYTDNNPLRHLTSAKLGATEQRWAAQLASFDFELKYRSGSSNKNADALSCQHPPEPQDMQALVGGTSLPEPLQQVLRADEAAIQAAVAALPHHPPSDVVTLQLADPVIQEVLVFWRRKQRPNKEERKQVSQLALVLLRQWDRLVEKNGVLYRQVFRPDGAEVRLQLGFISSGGSPGVALSNPCTTPYRHIRTAVPLRAANGLAIPYIGYLELDVELCGRFMSGCGVLVVRDPPGGTSSQAPGVLGMNIIRKCYGELFGQHGLALFDQPPVSETSETVRQSLQRCHQASITAHRGVGKVKVRGKGACRIPGGVMKVVAAPCSEQYSGGTVLFEPLDSGLPAGLLAVPALVPVVRGTTYIPIMNVGSSDVLLYPRAVVGSLEEVQVVSLPAGITEVLPQVATVASQLVSPSVQEQIAAMELYHLPAEVQDKVRALLGQYSSVFSVHDGDLGCTDLIAHEIPLEDDIPVRQRYRRIPPSEYEVVKDHINQLLGLLNSKTRKDAFPLPRIDESLDALTGVCWFSTMELTSGYNQVPVASADHPKTAFCTPFGLFEWNRMPFGLCNAPSTFQRLMQRIFGDQQCQSLLLYLDDIVVFSSTTDQHLERLRVVLERLQREGLKVKLNKCAFFQQEVRYLGHVISDQGVSTDPDKIEAVARWPLPATLPELRSFLGFASYYRRFVEGFAKLAAPLHRLVAELAGRPSTRAEKTVFSHWTGECQRSFEVLKDKLCSAPVLAYADFTLPFILEVDASYGGLGAVLSQEQNGKVRPIAYASRGLRPTERNMQNYSSMKLEFLALKWAMTEKFREYLLGHRCVVYTDNNPLRHLTSAKLGATEQRWAAQLASFDFELKYRSGSSNKNADALSRQHPPEPQDMQALVGGTSLPEPLQQVLRADEAAIQAAVAALPHHPPSDVVTLQLADPVIQEVLVFWRRKQRPNKEERKQVSQLALVLLRQWDRLVEKNGVLYRQVFRPDGAEVRLQLGFISSGGSPGVALSNPCTTPYRHIRTAVPV encoded by the exons ATGAACATCATTCGTAAGTGTTATGGGGAGCTGTTCGGGCAACATGGCCTGGCTCTGTTTGATCAGCCACCGGTATCGGAGACCTCTGAAACTGACCGGCAGGCACTCCAACGTTGTCACCAAGCCAGCATTACAGCGCATAGGGGAGTAGGAAAGGTCAAGGTCCGTGGAAAAGGGGCCTGTCGTATCCCTGGTGGCGTTATGAAGGTGGTGGCAGCTACCTGCTCAGAGCAGTACTCTGGGGGAACAGTGCTGTTTGAGCCCCTAGATTCAGGGCTTCCAGCAGGGCTCCTTGCGGTCCCAGCCCTGGTACCAGTAGTCCGTGGCACCACTTACATTCCAATTATGAATGTAGGGTCCTCTGATGTACTGCTTTATCCTCGTGCGGTCGTGGGGTCCCTAGAAGAGGTACAGGTGGTAAGCTTGCCTGCTGGCATCACTGAGGTGCTGCCTCAGGTAGCTACGGTGGCCTCGCAGCTAGTCTCCCCCTCAGTCCAGGAGCAGATAGCCGCAATGGAGTTATACCATCTTCCTGCAGAAGTGCAAGATAAAGTGAGGGCTCTACTTGGTCAGTACAGCTCAGTTTTTTCAGTCCATGATGGGGATCTGGGTTGCACAGACCTGATCGCTCATGAGATTCCTCTAGAGGATGACATTCCGGTGCGGCAGCGCTATCGTCGCATTCCTCCTTCTGAATATGAAGTCGTTAAAGACCATATTAACCAACTGCTTGGGTCGCAAATCATTAGGGAGAGTAGCACTCCTTATGCCTCTCCCATCGTAATGGTTAAAAAGAAGGATGGTAGTCCGCGGATGTGTGTCGATTATAG GCTGCTGAATAGTAAAACCAGAAAGGATGCATTTCCGTTACCTCGTATTGATGAGTCTCTGGATGCTTTGACGGGTGTGTGTTGGTTCTCCACCATGGACCTGACTAGTGGGTACAACCAGGTGCCAGTGGCCAGTGCTGATCGTCCCAAGACAGCTTTTTGTACCCCTTTTGGCCTTTTTGAGTGGAACCGCATGCCATTTGGGCTTTGTAACGCTCCAAGCACATTTCAGAGGTTGATGCAGCGGATTTTTGGGGACCAGCAGTGCCAGTCCCTGCTGTTGTACCTCAATGACATTGTGGTTTTCTCTTCTACCACAGATCAACATTTGGAGAGATTGCGGGTGGTGTTGGAGCGTTTACAGCGTGAAGGGCTTAAAGTGAAGCTCAATAAGTGCGCCTTCTTTCAGCAGGAGGTACGCTACTTGGGTCATGTCATTTCTGACCAGGGTGTGTCTACTGACCCCGATAAGATTGAGGCAGTTGCTCGCTGGCCGCTCCCTGCTACACTTCCAGAGTTGCGCTCCTTTCTTGGTTTTGCTAGCTACTATCGCCGTTTTGTGGAGGGCTTTGCAAAGCTGGCCGCACCGCTGCATAGACTGGTGGCAGAGTTGGCAGGTCGTCCTTCCACACGTGCAGAAAAGACTGTTTTCAGTCATTGGACGGGTGAGTGCCAACGTAGTTTTGAGGTACTGAAAGACAAACTTTGCTCCGCACCAGTCCTGGCCTATGCTGATTTGACGCTGCCATTCATTTTGGAGGTGGATGCCAGCTATGGAGGCCTTGGCGCTGTGCTATCCCAAGAGCAAAATGGTAAGGTTAGACCCATTGCTTATGCTAGCCGTGGGCTGAGGCCCACAGAGCGTAATATGCAAAATTATAGCTCTATGAAATTGGAGTTCTTGGCCCTTAAGTGGGCGATGACGGAAAAATTCCGCGAATACCTGCTGGGCCATAGGTGTGTGGTCTATACAGACAACAACCCACTGCGACATTTGACCTCTGCTAAGCTTGGGGCTACTGAGCAACGTTGGGCGGCCCAACTAGCCTCCTTCGACTTCGAGTTGAAGTATCGCTCAGGCAGTAGCAACAAAAATGCAGATGCCCTTTCTTGTCAGCACCCCCCAGAGCCCCAGGACATGCAAGCCCTAGTCGGTGGCACATCACTTCCTGAACCCTTGCAGCAGGTCTTGCGTGCTGATGAGGCTGCTATTCAAGCGGCAGTGGCAGCCTTGCCCCACCACCCACCATCAGATGTGGTCACGCTCCAACTTGCGGACCCTGTTATTCAGGAGGTTTTGGTTTTTTGGAGGCGGAAACAGCGCCCTAATAAGGAGGAACGGAAGCAGGTGTCTCAGTTGGCCTTGGTCTTGTTGCGGCAATGGGACCGGTTAGTTGAGAAAAATGGGGTGCTGTATCGCCAGGTTTTCCGGCCTGATGGGGCAGAGGTCCGGCTTCAGCTGGGGTTCATTTCCTCGGGTGGAAGCCCCGGGGTGGCGTTGTCCAACCCTTGCACGACCCCTTATCGCCACATtcgcacagccgtccca CTCAGAGCAGCCAATGGTTTGGCTATACCTTACATTGGCTACCTGGAACTAGATGTGGAGCTTTGTGGTAGATTTATGTCAGGTTGTGGGGTTTTAGTGGTCAGGGACCCCCCTGGTGGGACATCATCACAGGCTCCAGGCGTTCTAGGAATGAACATCATTCGTAAGTGTTATGGGGAGCTGTTCGGGCAACATGGCCTGGCTCTGTTTGATCAGCCACCGGTATCGGAGACCTCTGAAACTGTCCGGCAGTCACTCCAACGTTGTCACCAAGCCAGCATTACAGCGCATAGGGGAGTAGGAAAGGTCAAGGTCCGTGGAAAAGGGGCCTGTCGTATCCCTGGTGGCGTTATGAAGGTGGTGGCAGCTCCCTGCTCAGAGCAGTACTCTGGGGGAACAGTGCTGTTTGAGCCCCTAGATTCAGGGCTTCCAGCAGGGCTCCTTGCGGTCCCAGCCCTGGTACCAGTAGTCCGTGGCACCACTTACATTCCAATTATGAATGTAGGGTCCTCTGATGTACTGCTTTATCCTCGTGCGGTCGTGGGGTCCCTAGAAGAGGTACAGGTGGTAAGCTTGCCTGCTGGCATCACTGAGGTGCTGCCTCAGGTAGCTACGGTGGCCTCGCAGCTAGTCTCCCCCTCAGTCCAGGAGCAGATAGCCGCAATGGAGTTATACCATCTTCCTGCAGAAGTGCAAGATAAAGTGAGGGCTCTACTTGGTCAGTACAGCTCAGTTTTTTCAGTCCATGATGGGGATCTGGGTTGCACAGACCTGATCGCTCATGAGATTCCTCTAGAGGATGACATTCCGGTGCGGCAGCGCTATCGTCGTATTCCTCCTTCTGAATATGAAGTCGTTAAAGACCATATTAACCAACTGCTTGG GCTGCTGAATAGTAAAACCAGAAAGGATGCATTTCCGTTACCTCGTATTGATGAGTCTCTGGATGCTTTGACGGGTGTGTGTTGGTTCTCCACCATGGAACTGACTAGTGGGTACAACCAGGTGCCAGTGGCCAGTGCTGATCATCCCAAGACAGCTTTTTGTACCCCTTTTGGCCTTTTTGAGTGGAACCGCATGCCATTTGGGCTTTGTAACGCTCCAAGCACATTTCAGAGGTTGATGCAGCGGATTTTTGGGGACCAGCAGTGCCAGTCCCTGCTGTTGTACCTCGATGACATCGTGGTTTTCTCTTCTACCACAGATCAACATTTGGAGAGATTGCGGGTGGTGTTGGAGCGTTTACAGCGTGAAGGGCTTAAAGTGAAGCTCAATAAGTGCGCCTTCTTTCAGCAGGAGGTACGCTACTTGGGTCATGTCATTTCTGACCAGGGTGTGTCTACTGACCCCGATAAGATTGAGGCAGTTGCTCGCTGGCCGCTCCCTGCTACACTTCCAGAGTTGCGCTCTTTTCTTGGTTTTGCTAGCTACTATCGCCGTTTTGTGGAGGGCTTTGCAAAGCTGGCCGCACCGCTGCATAGACTGGTGGCAGAGTTGGCAGGTCGTCCTTCCACACGTGCAGAAAAGACTGTTTTCAGTCATTGGACGGGTGAGTGCCAACGTAGTTTTGAGGTACTGAAAGACAAACTTTGTTCCGCACCAGTCCTGGCCTATGCTGATTTCACGCTGCCATTCATTTTGGAGGTGGATGCCAGCTATGGAGGCCTTGGCGCTGTGCTATCCCAAGAGCAAAATGGTAAGGTTAGACCCATTGCTTATGCTAGCCGTGGGCTGAGGCCCACAGAGCGTAATATGCAAAATTATAGCTCTATGAAATTGGAGTTCTTGGCCCTTAAGTGGGCGATGACGGAAAAATTCCGCGAATACCTGCTGGGCCATAGGTGTGTGGTCTATACAGACAACAACCCACTGCGACATTTGACCTCTGCTAAGCTTGGGGCTACTGAGCAACGTTGGGCGGCCCAACTAGCCTCCTTCGACTTCGAGTTGAAGTATCGCTCAGGCAGTAGCAACAAAAATGCAGATGCCCTTTCTCGTCAGCACCCCCCAGAGCCCCAGGACATGCAAGCCCTAGTCGGTGGCACATCACTTCCTGAACCCTTGCAGCAGGTCTTGCGTGCTGATGAGGCTGCTATTCAAGCGGCAGTGGCAGCCTTGCCCCACCACCCACCATCAGATGTGGTCACGCTCCAACTTGCGGACCCTGTTATTCAGGAGGTTTTGGTTTTTTGGAGGCGGAAACAGCGCCCTAATAAGGAGGAACGGAAGCAGGTGTCTCAGTTGGCCTTGGTCTTGTTGCGGCAATGGGACCGGTTAGTTGAGAAAAATGGGGTGCTGTATCGCCAGGTTTTCCGGCCTGATGGGGCAGAGGTCCGGCTTCAGCTGGGGTTCATTTCCTCGGGTGGAAGTCCCGGGGTGGCGTTGTCCAACCCTTGCACGACCCCTTATCGCCACATtcgcacagccgtcccagtatga